One window of the Dermacentor andersoni chromosome 10, qqDerAnde1_hic_scaffold, whole genome shotgun sequence genome contains the following:
- the LOC126544582 gene encoding uncharacterized protein isoform X3 produces the protein MSGARRSYCAPEATSSQDSLNGLQVKVELRNGHQVPCKLSAASVPYLAQCVNCGFYALEWATLRCGHSLCEGCFVECEEYFCAFDQVTTRKFERNLRQISTFVQAKSGRCQYTVYKDVLIECPCCSRSRDLYTIANERKFCDSKDHYDKSLHSLGGRGLESLRPEAAEPPQSASNTKMFTEDDYLDSPQEDPGNTLGRKTLRSLCSEPHLKQSDRKEHEKISQIRDRECENYKIAVPEKDFAPHYNGLYVTEHCDEGAAKLRVKEEEDDRSEDEILDDEIRGLKAKIQMLEERLEEIEKPLRKIIQRLSKNQ, from the exons ATGTCTGGGGCTCGCCGAAG CTATTGTGCACCAGAAGCAACAAGCTCACAGGACTCCTTGAACGG CCTTCAGGTCAAAGTGGAGCTGAGAAATGGCCATCAAGTTCCGTGCAAGTTATCCGCAGCAAGCGTCCCGTATCTCGCCCAATGCGTAAACTGCGGCTTTTACGCGCTGGAATGGGCCACACTAAGATGCGGTCATAGCCTGTGCGAAGGATGCTTCGTTGAATGCGAGGAGTACTTTTGTGCCTTCGACCAAGTAACGACTAGGAAATTTGAG CGGAACCTGCGTCAAATTTCTACTTTTGTGCAGGCGAAATCAGGAAGGTGCCAGTACACGGTGTACAAAGACGTCCTCATCGAATGTCCATGTTGCTCACGCTCAAGGGACTTGTATACCATTGCG aacgaaagaaaattcTGCGACAGCAAGGATCATTATGATAAGAGCCTCCACAGTTTGGGTGGTAGAGGCCTGGAATCGCTGAGGCCGGAAGCAGCGGAACCTCCTCAAAGTGCCAGTAACACTAAAATG TTTACCGAAGACGACTACCTTGACTCACCGCAGGAAGATCCTGGGAACACACTGGGCCGCAAGACTTTGCGGTCTCTTTGTAGCGAGCCGCACTTGAAGCAAAGCGACAGAAAG GAGCACGAGAAAATCAGCCAAATCCGTGACAGGGAATGCGAAAACTACAAGATAGCAGTGCCCGAGAAAGATTTCGCGCCACACTACAACGGGCTATACGTCACAGAACACTGCGATGAAGGCGCAGCAAAGCTCAG AGTTAAGGAAGAAGAGGATGACAGGAGCGAAGACGAGATACTAGACGATGAAATCCGAGGACTTAAGGCTAAAATACAA atgctaGAAGAACGGCTTGAGGAGATCGAAAAACCTCTTCGGAAGATCATTCAGCGACTTTCCAAAAACCAATAG
- the LOC126544582 gene encoding uncharacterized protein isoform X2 has translation MSGARRSYCAPEATSSQDSLNGLQVKVELRNGHQVPCKLSAASVPYLAQCVNCGFYALEWATLRCGHSLCEGCFVECEEYFCAFDQVTTRKFEAKSGRCQYTVYKDVLIECPCCSRSRDLYTIATHIENCHSKFSVRNSSTTPNSAPRNERKFCDSKDHYDKSLHSLGGRGLESLRPEAAEPPQSASNTKMFTEDDYLDSPQEDPGNTLGRKTLRSLCSEPHLKQSDRKEHEKISQIRDRECENYKIAVPEKDFAPHYNGLYVTEHCDEGAAKLRVKEEEDDRSEDEILDDEIRGLKAKIQMLEERLEEIEKPLRKIIQRLSKNQ, from the exons ATGTCTGGGGCTCGCCGAAG CTATTGTGCACCAGAAGCAACAAGCTCACAGGACTCCTTGAACGG CCTTCAGGTCAAAGTGGAGCTGAGAAATGGCCATCAAGTTCCGTGCAAGTTATCCGCAGCAAGCGTCCCGTATCTCGCCCAATGCGTAAACTGCGGCTTTTACGCGCTGGAATGGGCCACACTAAGATGCGGTCATAGCCTGTGCGAAGGATGCTTCGTTGAATGCGAGGAGTACTTTTGTGCCTTCGACCAAGTAACGACTAGGAAATTTGAG GCGAAATCAGGAAGGTGCCAGTACACGGTGTACAAAGACGTCCTCATCGAATGTCCATGTTGCTCACGCTCAAGGGACTTGTATACCATTGCG ACACACATTGAAAATTGCCACTCAAAATTTTCTGTTCGAAACTCCAGTACGACACCGAATTCGGCGCCTCGG aacgaaagaaaattcTGCGACAGCAAGGATCATTATGATAAGAGCCTCCACAGTTTGGGTGGTAGAGGCCTGGAATCGCTGAGGCCGGAAGCAGCGGAACCTCCTCAAAGTGCCAGTAACACTAAAATG TTTACCGAAGACGACTACCTTGACTCACCGCAGGAAGATCCTGGGAACACACTGGGCCGCAAGACTTTGCGGTCTCTTTGTAGCGAGCCGCACTTGAAGCAAAGCGACAGAAAG GAGCACGAGAAAATCAGCCAAATCCGTGACAGGGAATGCGAAAACTACAAGATAGCAGTGCCCGAGAAAGATTTCGCGCCACACTACAACGGGCTATACGTCACAGAACACTGCGATGAAGGCGCAGCAAAGCTCAG AGTTAAGGAAGAAGAGGATGACAGGAGCGAAGACGAGATACTAGACGATGAAATCCGAGGACTTAAGGCTAAAATACAA atgctaGAAGAACGGCTTGAGGAGATCGAAAAACCTCTTCGGAAGATCATTCAGCGACTTTCCAAAAACCAATAG
- the LOC126544582 gene encoding uncharacterized protein isoform X1, which translates to MSGARRSYCAPEATSSQDSLNGLQVKVELRNGHQVPCKLSAASVPYLAQCVNCGFYALEWATLRCGHSLCEGCFVECEEYFCAFDQVTTRKFERNLRQISTFVQAKSGRCQYTVYKDVLIECPCCSRSRDLYTIATHIENCHSKFSVRNSSTTPNSAPRNERKFCDSKDHYDKSLHSLGGRGLESLRPEAAEPPQSASNTKMFTEDDYLDSPQEDPGNTLGRKTLRSLCSEPHLKQSDRKEHEKISQIRDRECENYKIAVPEKDFAPHYNGLYVTEHCDEGAAKLRVKEEEDDRSEDEILDDEIRGLKAKIQMLEERLEEIEKPLRKIIQRLSKNQ; encoded by the exons ATGTCTGGGGCTCGCCGAAG CTATTGTGCACCAGAAGCAACAAGCTCACAGGACTCCTTGAACGG CCTTCAGGTCAAAGTGGAGCTGAGAAATGGCCATCAAGTTCCGTGCAAGTTATCCGCAGCAAGCGTCCCGTATCTCGCCCAATGCGTAAACTGCGGCTTTTACGCGCTGGAATGGGCCACACTAAGATGCGGTCATAGCCTGTGCGAAGGATGCTTCGTTGAATGCGAGGAGTACTTTTGTGCCTTCGACCAAGTAACGACTAGGAAATTTGAG CGGAACCTGCGTCAAATTTCTACTTTTGTGCAGGCGAAATCAGGAAGGTGCCAGTACACGGTGTACAAAGACGTCCTCATCGAATGTCCATGTTGCTCACGCTCAAGGGACTTGTATACCATTGCG ACACACATTGAAAATTGCCACTCAAAATTTTCTGTTCGAAACTCCAGTACGACACCGAATTCGGCGCCTCGG aacgaaagaaaattcTGCGACAGCAAGGATCATTATGATAAGAGCCTCCACAGTTTGGGTGGTAGAGGCCTGGAATCGCTGAGGCCGGAAGCAGCGGAACCTCCTCAAAGTGCCAGTAACACTAAAATG TTTACCGAAGACGACTACCTTGACTCACCGCAGGAAGATCCTGGGAACACACTGGGCCGCAAGACTTTGCGGTCTCTTTGTAGCGAGCCGCACTTGAAGCAAAGCGACAGAAAG GAGCACGAGAAAATCAGCCAAATCCGTGACAGGGAATGCGAAAACTACAAGATAGCAGTGCCCGAGAAAGATTTCGCGCCACACTACAACGGGCTATACGTCACAGAACACTGCGATGAAGGCGCAGCAAAGCTCAG AGTTAAGGAAGAAGAGGATGACAGGAGCGAAGACGAGATACTAGACGATGAAATCCGAGGACTTAAGGCTAAAATACAA atgctaGAAGAACGGCTTGAGGAGATCGAAAAACCTCTTCGGAAGATCATTCAGCGACTTTCCAAAAACCAATAG
- the LOC126544582 gene encoding uncharacterized protein isoform X4 — MSGARRSYCAPEATSSQDSLNGLQVKVELRNGHQVPCKLSAASVPYLAQCVNCGFYALEWATLRCGHSLCEGCFVECEEYFCAFDQVTTRKFERNLRQISTFVQAKSGRCQYTVYKDVLIECPCCSRSRDLYTIATHIENCHSKFSVRNSSTTPNSAPRNERKFCDSKDHYDKSLHSLGGRGLESLRPEAAEPPQSASNTKMEHEKISQIRDRECENYKIAVPEKDFAPHYNGLYVTEHCDEGAAKLRVKEEEDDRSEDEILDDEIRGLKAKIQMLEERLEEIEKPLRKIIQRLSKNQ; from the exons ATGTCTGGGGCTCGCCGAAG CTATTGTGCACCAGAAGCAACAAGCTCACAGGACTCCTTGAACGG CCTTCAGGTCAAAGTGGAGCTGAGAAATGGCCATCAAGTTCCGTGCAAGTTATCCGCAGCAAGCGTCCCGTATCTCGCCCAATGCGTAAACTGCGGCTTTTACGCGCTGGAATGGGCCACACTAAGATGCGGTCATAGCCTGTGCGAAGGATGCTTCGTTGAATGCGAGGAGTACTTTTGTGCCTTCGACCAAGTAACGACTAGGAAATTTGAG CGGAACCTGCGTCAAATTTCTACTTTTGTGCAGGCGAAATCAGGAAGGTGCCAGTACACGGTGTACAAAGACGTCCTCATCGAATGTCCATGTTGCTCACGCTCAAGGGACTTGTATACCATTGCG ACACACATTGAAAATTGCCACTCAAAATTTTCTGTTCGAAACTCCAGTACGACACCGAATTCGGCGCCTCGG aacgaaagaaaattcTGCGACAGCAAGGATCATTATGATAAGAGCCTCCACAGTTTGGGTGGTAGAGGCCTGGAATCGCTGAGGCCGGAAGCAGCGGAACCTCCTCAAAGTGCCAGTAACACTAAAATG GAGCACGAGAAAATCAGCCAAATCCGTGACAGGGAATGCGAAAACTACAAGATAGCAGTGCCCGAGAAAGATTTCGCGCCACACTACAACGGGCTATACGTCACAGAACACTGCGATGAAGGCGCAGCAAAGCTCAG AGTTAAGGAAGAAGAGGATGACAGGAGCGAAGACGAGATACTAGACGATGAAATCCGAGGACTTAAGGCTAAAATACAA atgctaGAAGAACGGCTTGAGGAGATCGAAAAACCTCTTCGGAAGATCATTCAGCGACTTTCCAAAAACCAATAG